Proteins encoded together in one Microcaecilia unicolor chromosome 3, aMicUni1.1, whole genome shotgun sequence window:
- the TAAR2 gene encoding trace amine-associated receptor 2 gives MMYLFLTGCTIITIFGNLCIIISIAHFKQLHSPTNFLILSMAATDFLLGFMIMPYSMIRSVENCWYFGNLFCKVHYSFDLMLSVISIFHLCSIAVDRFYAICDPLHYSTKITMPVIKKLLFLCWSVPAVFAFGVVISDSHVSGIEGYEILVVCFNLCPITFNKVWGVIMFITCFFAPGSVMVGIYIKIFVVSRRHARIVNNMSGYANDDKKTQVSKKTDRKAAKTLGIVMGVFVSCWLPVFITILIDPLLNFSTPEVLFDALNWLGYINSTCNPLIYGFFYPWFRKALKYILLGKIFDPHSDTANLLN, from the coding sequence ATGATGTATTTATTTCTCACTGGATGCACCATCATCACCATCTTTGGAAATCTATGTATAATCATTTCAATTGCCCACTTCAAGCAGCTTCATTCTCCAACCAACTTCCTGATTCTTTCTATGGCTGCCACTGATTTTCTTCTTGGATTCATGATTATGCCTTACAGTATGATCAGATCTGTAGAAAACTGTTGGTATTTtggaaacctgttttgcaaagtTCATTATAGTTTTGACCTAATGCTCAGTGTAATTTCCATTTTCCATCTTTGTTCTATTGCTGTTGATCGATTTTATGCTATATGTGATCCCTTGCACTATTCAACTAAAATTACAATGCCAGTGATAAAGAAATTGTTATTTCTTTGTTGGTCAGTACCTGCTGTTTTTGCTTTTGGGGTGGTTATATCAGACTCACATGTATCTGGAATAGAGGGCTATGAGATTTTAGTGGTATGCTTCAATCTATGTCCAATTACGTTCAACAAAGTATGGGGAGTGATTATGTTTATAACATGTTTCTTTGCTCCTGGGTCTGTAATGGTTGGaatttatataaaaatatttgtAGTATCTCGAAGACATGCAAGAATTGTCAATAACATGTCTGGATATGCCAATGATGACAAAAAGACACAGGTATCCAAGAAGACAGATCGTAAAGCTGCAAAGACATTGGGTATTGTGATGGGAGTTTTCGTGTCATGCTGGTTGCCAGTTTTTATCACAATTTTAATTGACCCTTTATTGAATTTCTCTACTCCTGAAGTACTGTTTGATGCCTTAAATTGGCTAGGGTATATCAATTCCACTTGCAATCCCTTAATATATGGCTTCTTTTATCCTTGGTTTCGGAAGGCATTAAAATATATACTGTTAGGAAAAATATTTGATCCTCATTCCGATACAGCCAATCTTCTTAACTGA